One Pectobacterium colocasium DNA segment encodes these proteins:
- a CDS encoding NAD(P)-dependent alcohol dehydrogenase, producing MLVHAYGAHAGDKPLEPLQIVRRTPGAHDVQIEIAYCGICHSDLHQVRAEWAGTQFPCVPGHEIVGRVSAVGAHVSAFKAGDLVGIGCIVDSCRHCEECDDGLENYCDGMVGTYNGPTADEPGWTLGGYSQQIVVHERYVLRVRHSEAELAAVAPLLCAGITTYSPLRHWNAGPGKKVGVVGIGGLGHMGIKLAHAMGAYVVAFTTSESKREDAKALGANDVVVSRHAEEMAAHAGSFDLILNTVAAPHDLDAFLVLLKRDGALTLVGAPASPHPSPNVFNLIMKRRTVAGSMIGGIPETQEMLDFCAEHGIVSDIELIRADEINEAYERMLKGDVKYRFVIDNATLNA from the coding sequence ATGCTTGTTCATGCGTATGGGGCCCATGCGGGCGATAAACCTCTCGAGCCGTTGCAGATTGTCCGCCGTACGCCGGGAGCTCACGATGTCCAGATTGAGATTGCGTACTGTGGCATCTGCCACTCGGATCTGCATCAGGTGCGTGCTGAATGGGCGGGCACACAGTTTCCCTGCGTGCCTGGCCATGAAATCGTCGGACGTGTGTCTGCGGTTGGGGCCCATGTTTCCGCCTTTAAGGCGGGCGATCTGGTGGGTATCGGCTGCATCGTGGACAGCTGTCGACACTGCGAAGAATGTGATGATGGCTTAGAAAACTACTGTGATGGTATGGTCGGCACCTATAACGGCCCGACGGCGGATGAGCCCGGCTGGACGCTCGGCGGTTACTCTCAGCAGATCGTCGTGCATGAACGCTATGTGCTGCGCGTCCGTCACTCTGAGGCGGAACTGGCCGCTGTTGCGCCTCTGCTATGCGCGGGGATTACCACCTATTCGCCGCTGCGACACTGGAATGCCGGGCCGGGTAAGAAGGTCGGCGTCGTAGGCATTGGTGGGCTTGGACACATGGGGATCAAACTGGCGCATGCCATGGGGGCCTATGTTGTGGCGTTCACTACGTCTGAGTCCAAGCGTGAAGATGCCAAGGCGCTGGGCGCCAATGACGTCGTGGTGTCTCGTCACGCGGAAGAGATGGCAGCGCATGCGGGCAGCTTCGATTTAATCCTGAATACCGTTGCCGCGCCGCACGATCTGGATGCGTTTCTGGTGCTGTTGAAGCGCGATGGCGCGCTAACGCTGGTCGGTGCGCCGGCATCACCGCACCCTTCTCCTAACGTGTTCAACCTGATCATGAAACGCCGTACGGTGGCGGGCTCGATGATTGGCGGCATTCCTGAAACGCAGGAGATGCTGGATTTCTGTGCCGAGCACGGGATTGTTTCTGATATTGAGCTTATCCGCGCCGATGAAATCAATGAGGCCTACGAGCGGATGCTCAAAGGTGATGTGAAATACCGCTTCGTCATTGATAACGCTACGCTGAACGCCTGA
- a CDS encoding DUF1963 domain-containing protein translates to MPIIHMEESANPSVAVEPALRPLLAEHSPQRQHLLNSLLSANAIAPIADAVAGTLRSSVDFYHGTEDDQTALGNHRLGGLPDLPVDIPYPCVSITEDTLLAYEEYWQEGEDGKDVCIFPWDDVTQRYHVPLEFIAQIDCRALAQLQDYLPREGTLFFFLECGSSPVTTRGKVIYVQDAARLCSGMRFADLAFNDEKTLGQKPALKLHPRTSVAVPSFYALCQNPHLDALLCSRLSQEQQAALHDDAYDNALSRLGFAQYYAWQLRQLGAFNLLPDSKVTEEQLAWMVEKEMLPSDFPPDAPLPEYQGIARVNGCGFSQHELPELQAAQQLGGEAQDWLVLFQACLDGQFQWDDGTLNFIIHRSDLAAQRFDRVFLVCDY, encoded by the coding sequence ATGCCAATCATACACATGGAAGAGTCGGCCAATCCCTCCGTGGCTGTGGAACCCGCCCTGCGCCCGCTGCTGGCGGAACATTCTCCACAGCGACAACATCTTCTGAACTCGCTGCTCTCAGCGAATGCTATCGCCCCCATCGCTGATGCTGTGGCTGGCACCTTACGCAGCAGCGTCGATTTCTATCATGGCACAGAGGACGACCAGACCGCACTGGGCAATCATCGGCTGGGCGGCCTGCCGGATTTACCTGTCGATATTCCCTACCCTTGCGTCAGCATCACCGAAGATACCTTGCTCGCATACGAGGAGTACTGGCAAGAAGGTGAAGACGGAAAAGATGTGTGCATTTTCCCCTGGGACGACGTCACACAGCGCTATCATGTACCGCTGGAATTTATTGCGCAGATAGACTGCCGCGCCTTAGCACAGTTACAGGACTATCTGCCGCGCGAGGGGACCCTATTCTTCTTTCTGGAATGTGGAAGCAGCCCTGTAACAACCCGAGGGAAAGTCATCTATGTGCAGGATGCCGCACGTCTGTGCAGCGGGATGCGCTTTGCAGACCTGGCCTTCAATGACGAGAAGACGCTCGGGCAGAAGCCTGCACTCAAACTGCACCCGAGAACCAGCGTCGCCGTCCCCAGCTTTTACGCATTGTGCCAGAACCCTCATCTTGATGCCCTATTGTGCTCACGTCTGAGTCAGGAACAGCAGGCAGCATTGCATGATGATGCGTATGACAATGCGCTGTCCCGTCTTGGCTTTGCGCAATATTACGCCTGGCAGTTGCGGCAACTGGGGGCATTCAACCTGTTACCCGATAGTAAAGTGACAGAAGAGCAACTCGCCTGGATGGTCGAAAAGGAGATGCTGCCATCGGACTTTCCACCTGATGCCCCGTTGCCTGAATATCAGGGTATTGCCCGAGTCAACGGCTGTGGCTTCAGCCAGCATGAATTGCCAGAGTTGCAGGCAGCACAGCAATTGGGCGGCGAAGCGCAGGACTGGCTGGTGCTGTTTCAGGCCTGTCTGGATGGACAATTTCAGTGGGATGACGGCACGCTAAATTTCATCATCCACCGTAGCGACCTCGCAGCCCAACGCTTCGACCGCGTATTTCTGGTCTGCGACTACTGA
- a CDS encoding ABC transporter permease codes for MRQHWTSKLLPAVGPILLFLFWQLAVSAKWLNPILLPSPVDTLSYMFQSFADASMRTDIGATLYRTLAAFGFAALIGVPLGVILGSNEKIYRSLEFLIDFFRSTPSSALIPLFLLIFGITDANKIAISAFAAVLVILFNSAYGVMNAKKTRLMAAQVMGISRWHIFKDIMLLESLAQTFVGLRTGVSMALVIVIVAEMFIGSETGLGHRIIDAQQVFNIRDMYASILITGALGYLLNVLFLIVEKRIVHWSGKA; via the coding sequence ATGCGCCAGCACTGGACGTCTAAATTATTGCCCGCTGTCGGCCCGATTCTGCTGTTTCTCTTCTGGCAGTTGGCGGTCAGCGCAAAATGGCTGAACCCCATTTTATTACCCTCGCCGGTCGATACGTTGAGCTATATGTTCCAGTCCTTCGCGGATGCCAGCATGCGCACGGATATCGGCGCGACGCTGTACCGTACGCTTGCCGCATTTGGCTTTGCTGCACTGATTGGCGTACCGCTGGGCGTTATTCTGGGGAGCAACGAAAAGATTTACCGCAGCCTGGAGTTTTTGATCGACTTCTTCCGCTCTACGCCGTCATCAGCGCTGATTCCGCTATTTTTGCTGATTTTTGGCATCACCGACGCGAATAAAATTGCTATTTCGGCTTTTGCGGCCGTACTGGTGATTCTGTTCAACAGCGCCTATGGCGTGATGAATGCCAAGAAAACCCGTCTGATGGCGGCACAGGTGATGGGAATCTCCCGCTGGCATATTTTTAAAGACATCATGCTGCTGGAAAGTCTGGCGCAAACCTTTGTCGGTCTGCGCACCGGTGTGTCGATGGCGTTGGTGATTGTGATTGTCGCGGAGATGTTTATTGGCTCGGAAACAGGGCTGGGGCACCGCATCATCGATGCGCAGCAGGTGTTCAACATTCGGGATATGTACGCCTCCATTCTGATTACGGGCGCGCTGGGATATCTGCTTAACGTCCTGTTTCTGATTGTAGAAAAACGAATTGTTCACTGGAGTGGCAAAGCATGA
- a CDS encoding MFS transporter, translating into MTAHSRDTHFTTLNMIIAASLVGLVTGYTLPLISLKLAEHGHSTATLGILAALPAAGMMLSSFVTPWLSHRVYASYLLSGSLIILAASTVASFLLSHPVSLTLPRLLTGLASGVLVVLGETWVTSRASDKHKATLTGLYAAVFTGCQLIGPLLIAAGESIQIYALWLICGISTACAFMLRSCATMVQAEESSSASYRDLIPFLPAIASGVLCFSFFDASILALFPLYGMEQGLDEKSAILLVTLIFLGDAVFQTPIGWLADQCGIIKTHIACGILFCVMLVLITFSFSSPALLVPVCIVLGAAAGGLYTLSLVRAGQKFAGQRLIVMNSLLGLVWSAGSISGPLFSGAAITFYGYDGLIAILLLTGMLFVGIQGVLRKERVSRSLGEE; encoded by the coding sequence ATGACAGCACATTCCCGTGACACCCATTTCACGACACTGAACATGATTATCGCCGCCTCGCTTGTGGGGCTGGTAACAGGGTACACCCTGCCGCTGATCAGCCTGAAGCTGGCCGAGCACGGGCACAGCACAGCGACGCTCGGTATTCTGGCGGCTCTTCCGGCGGCTGGGATGATGCTCTCTTCTTTCGTTACGCCGTGGCTCAGCCACCGCGTGTATGCCAGTTATCTGCTCTCCGGCAGCCTGATTATTCTGGCGGCATCCACCGTGGCCTCATTCCTGCTGTCACATCCTGTTTCGCTCACCTTACCCCGCCTGTTAACCGGGCTGGCCTCAGGGGTGTTGGTCGTGCTGGGAGAAACCTGGGTCACCAGCCGGGCTTCAGACAAACACAAAGCAACGCTGACGGGGCTATATGCCGCCGTTTTCACAGGGTGTCAGCTGATAGGGCCGCTGCTTATTGCCGCAGGGGAGTCGATACAAATCTATGCGCTATGGCTGATTTGCGGCATTTCCACCGCGTGCGCGTTCATGCTAAGGAGCTGTGCCACGATGGTTCAGGCAGAGGAGTCGTCCTCAGCGTCTTATCGGGATCTTATCCCTTTTCTCCCGGCCATCGCCTCTGGCGTGCTCTGCTTCTCCTTCTTCGATGCCAGCATACTGGCGCTCTTTCCGCTTTACGGTATGGAACAAGGCTTAGACGAAAAGTCCGCGATCTTACTGGTTACGCTCATTTTTCTGGGCGATGCCGTCTTTCAGACGCCGATTGGCTGGCTGGCAGACCAATGCGGCATTATCAAAACCCACATAGCCTGCGGCATCCTGTTCTGTGTGATGCTGGTATTGATCACCTTCTCATTCTCCTCCCCTGCACTTCTGGTTCCCGTCTGTATCGTACTGGGCGCCGCCGCAGGCGGGCTTTACACGCTGTCTCTGGTACGGGCGGGTCAGAAATTTGCGGGTCAGCGACTGATCGTGATGAATTCCCTTTTGGGGCTGGTGTGGTCTGCGGGCAGCATCAGCGGGCCGCTGTTCTCTGGCGCAGCCATCACGTTTTATGGCTACGACGGCCTCATCGCCATCTTGCTGCTAACCGGCATGCTGTTTGTCGGCATACAGGGCGTATTAAGAAAAGAACGCGTATCGCGTTCGCTGGGTGAAGAGTGA
- a CDS encoding ABC transporter ATP-binding protein, which translates to MMTQSIAQVEKPETALPPYPAPNTHVTIRGLNKSFAGQPLYTDLNLDLPRGKIVSIFGPNGCGKSTLMNMIAGLIPVDSGDILFDGKTLAETRIGYVFQNYRDALFPWMSAWKNIAYPLVRSGMSKHDVQTRMDELIAMFDIRFDLLRYPYELSGGQQQTVCIMRALATGPEVMFLDEPFSALDFEMTLFIRDKLQEVQLATGVTMVIVSHDLEDAVFLADEILLLTRRPTMVSEIVPFDLARPRGAEAMSDPEFIRVKAHTLEVFKREMAA; encoded by the coding sequence ATGATGACACAGAGCATAGCGCAAGTGGAAAAACCGGAGACGGCGCTACCGCCTTATCCGGCACCGAACACCCACGTCACCATTCGCGGGTTGAACAAGTCGTTTGCAGGTCAGCCGCTGTATACCGATCTGAATCTGGATTTGCCGCGCGGCAAGATTGTGTCGATTTTCGGGCCGAACGGCTGTGGTAAATCGACGCTGATGAACATGATTGCCGGGCTGATTCCCGTGGATAGCGGCGATATCCTGTTTGATGGCAAGACGCTGGCGGAAACCCGAATTGGCTATGTGTTTCAAAACTATCGTGATGCGCTTTTTCCCTGGATGAGCGCCTGGAAGAATATTGCCTATCCGCTGGTACGTAGCGGGATGAGCAAACACGATGTGCAGACGCGGATGGATGAACTGATCGCGATGTTTGATATTCGTTTCGATCTTCTGCGTTATCCGTATGAGCTTTCAGGCGGACAGCAGCAGACGGTCTGTATCATGCGGGCGCTGGCGACAGGGCCAGAGGTGATGTTTCTGGATGAACCGTTCTCCGCGCTGGATTTTGAAATGACGCTGTTTATCCGCGACAAGCTGCAAGAGGTTCAACTGGCGACCGGTGTGACGATGGTCATCGTGTCACACGATTTAGAAGATGCGGTGTTTCTGGCGGATGAAATCTTGCTGCTGACGCGTCGACCGACGATGGTGTCGGAGATTGTGCCGTTTGATTTAGCGCGTCCACGCGGTGCGGAGGCGATGAGCGACCCTGAGTTTATTCGCGTCAAGGCGCACACGCTGGAGGTGTTCAAACGCGAAATGGCCGCATAG
- a CDS encoding DUF6138 family protein produces the protein MTDRHSNETGVLPQHDLPMRDESLTAINKWFDTQEQRAGLDEIISRTTLQVGIHDDLILDYAPGRTSISSEAKPDADGLSPGSRKGALSVAQIQDSIVPVLAQAIAQRVEKLADTALIDYRFCFRAVFPTTEGRLLITLFTFTNEVKKQRLLNAIHDYIDRYLTHGTAPTEKLQTFFLVRHLLDAHLFPAMDIDNVITLLELIQQKNAGSAELSEHRRTITRELKAWVDQHFLLRYCDVSKPEYFFEPDSYTLKPGIALELQGAQTIHPVELVLYTAIMILRYESSYSKPQALEYLDIAKQLGYPRAVSMMEEGSGTFEHALINLKNEGVECVANDVFATIAVRIRKESAEAYALALGFITRLLTLGFPKSYKIVLKSSVRQYLPIKGLAKSDTHRFFANALQYASTYPLLEEYARAAIEQFEWYADSEGEKCIMPGSYAVFGLGLTDAGYFPLVKAYMESVDDEHQSVQDAFIRAFFDKHSVTAHNVATLVACLSHATESLKLNMLPALEDDTLFEQLVDEVRRRESAVIEHVLYLIWGNTKKLAALVKKSEAKRGALLTSLIQASTES, from the coding sequence ATGACGGACAGGCATTCAAACGAAACCGGGGTATTACCACAACACGACCTGCCGATGCGGGATGAATCGCTTACGGCAATCAACAAATGGTTTGATACGCAGGAGCAAAGGGCGGGGCTCGATGAGATTATATCGCGAACAACATTGCAGGTCGGTATCCATGACGATCTGATACTGGATTATGCGCCGGGGCGTACGTCGATATCCTCTGAAGCGAAACCGGATGCTGACGGGCTGTCGCCCGGCAGTCGCAAAGGTGCGCTGAGTGTGGCGCAGATACAGGACAGTATCGTTCCTGTGCTGGCGCAGGCTATCGCACAGCGTGTTGAGAAACTGGCCGATACGGCGCTGATTGACTACCGGTTTTGTTTTCGGGCTGTATTTCCGACAACAGAAGGCCGCTTGCTGATTACGCTGTTTACATTCACCAATGAGGTGAAAAAACAGCGGCTACTTAACGCTATTCACGACTATATCGATCGCTATCTTACCCACGGCACTGCGCCAACAGAGAAGTTACAAACTTTCTTTCTGGTTCGTCACTTGTTAGATGCGCATCTCTTTCCTGCGATGGATATCGACAACGTCATCACTCTGCTTGAGCTGATTCAGCAGAAAAACGCAGGAAGTGCGGAATTGTCTGAGCATCGACGCACCATTACCCGTGAGTTAAAAGCGTGGGTGGATCAGCACTTTTTGTTGCGCTATTGCGATGTGTCCAAACCCGAGTATTTTTTTGAACCAGATAGTTATACCCTCAAGCCCGGTATCGCACTGGAGTTACAGGGGGCACAAACGATTCATCCCGTTGAATTAGTGCTCTATACGGCAATAATGATTCTGCGCTATGAATCTTCTTACAGTAAGCCGCAGGCTTTGGAATATCTGGATATCGCGAAGCAGTTGGGCTATCCGCGTGCGGTAAGCATGATGGAAGAGGGAAGCGGTACGTTTGAACACGCGCTGATTAATCTGAAGAATGAAGGGGTTGAATGCGTGGCGAATGATGTGTTTGCGACCATCGCCGTGCGTATTCGCAAGGAAAGCGCCGAAGCGTATGCGCTGGCGCTGGGCTTCATTACACGCTTACTGACGCTCGGCTTCCCAAAGAGCTACAAGATCGTCCTGAAATCGTCGGTGCGGCAGTACCTTCCTATTAAAGGGTTAGCAAAATCGGATACCCATCGTTTTTTTGCTAACGCATTGCAGTATGCATCGACCTATCCGCTTCTTGAGGAGTATGCGCGTGCAGCGATTGAGCAATTTGAATGGTACGCCGATTCTGAAGGTGAGAAGTGCATTATGCCGGGAAGCTATGCCGTATTTGGGTTAGGCCTGACTGATGCCGGCTATTTCCCACTTGTAAAAGCGTATATGGAAAGCGTGGATGATGAGCATCAATCGGTACAAGATGCTTTCATTCGAGCGTTTTTCGATAAGCATAGCGTGACGGCGCACAATGTGGCGACGCTGGTTGCCTGCCTGAGTCATGCGACAGAAAGCCTAAAGTTGAATATGTTGCCTGCGTTAGAGGATGACACGCTGTTCGAACAACTGGTCGATGAGGTTCGGCGACGGGAATCCGCCGTGATCGAACATGTTCTGTATCTCATCTGGGGCAATACCAAGAAACTCGCCGCACTGGTGAAAAAATCGGAAGCGAAGCGCGGCGCGTTATTAACGTCGCTCATTCAGGCGTCGACCGAATCTTAA
- a CDS encoding ABC transporter substrate-binding protein, producing MKNNNDKIDRKRRQLMKWSAVSAGALTLSSLLPCMAFAADGEEIRIGYWPIVGGLPLYVGVERGFFKEAGLNVRAVKFASPQQIVEGMITGRIHGCANGTATGALGLGEITSPGLFKIICSNPSNHQMVLDEFLVPLNSDVKSIAELKGKRIACGPGIQNVVMTKIILEKNGFTADELRVTELPVGQHAAALAAGQIDGVYTLEPTGTVGRLKGLSRTLETGVISRYVLGNPDAPWFGGAAALNSGFIESRAADAKRFTQAYAKSVQFIQQNPEAAREHITGYTSIEAELSKEVPLPGFVMYDELKGDNLAWFQKFYDVFTERKIFRQPVDVSSLIYQP from the coding sequence ATGAAAAATAACAATGACAAGATCGATCGTAAACGCAGGCAGTTGATGAAGTGGTCAGCAGTTAGCGCAGGCGCGTTGACGCTAAGCAGCCTGCTGCCGTGCATGGCTTTTGCTGCCGACGGTGAAGAGATCCGCATCGGCTACTGGCCCATTGTGGGCGGTTTGCCTTTATACGTGGGCGTTGAGCGGGGTTTTTTCAAAGAGGCAGGGTTGAATGTGCGAGCGGTGAAATTCGCCAGCCCGCAACAGATTGTCGAGGGGATGATCACGGGGCGCATACACGGATGCGCCAATGGTACAGCCACCGGCGCGTTGGGATTAGGCGAGATTACCTCACCCGGCCTGTTCAAGATCATTTGTTCGAACCCGTCGAATCATCAGATGGTACTGGATGAATTTCTGGTGCCGTTAAACAGCGACGTAAAAAGCATCGCAGAGCTGAAAGGCAAACGTATTGCCTGTGGACCGGGTATTCAGAATGTGGTGATGACCAAAATCATTCTGGAAAAAAACGGCTTTACGGCGGATGAACTGCGCGTGACGGAGTTGCCGGTTGGGCAGCATGCCGCAGCACTGGCTGCGGGTCAGATTGACGGGGTTTATACGCTGGAACCGACGGGGACGGTAGGCCGACTGAAAGGGCTGTCGCGTACGCTGGAAACAGGCGTGATCTCACGCTATGTGCTCGGTAACCCTGATGCGCCGTGGTTTGGCGGTGCGGCGGCACTCAATAGCGGTTTTATCGAAAGCCGTGCGGCGGACGCAAAACGCTTCACGCAGGCCTATGCCAAATCGGTGCAGTTTATTCAGCAGAATCCGGAAGCGGCTCGTGAGCACATCACCGGATACACCAGCATTGAAGCCGAACTGAGTAAAGAGGTGCCGTTGCCGGGGTTTGTCATGTACGACGAGCTAAAAGGCGACAATCTGGCGTGGTTCCAGAAGTTTTATGATGTGTTCACCGAAAGAAAAATCTTCCGGCAGCCGGTAGATGTCAGCAGCCTGATTTATCAGCCTTAA
- a CDS encoding TA system antitoxin ParD family protein, whose protein sequence is MATSIRLDDDFVEEVKVHAEAMSRSVPKQIEYWAKIGRIAEDNPELPFSFINEILLAKSEIDNGRMTKYVRRRDREKS, encoded by the coding sequence ATGGCAACAAGCATCCGCCTGGATGATGATTTTGTTGAAGAAGTGAAAGTACATGCAGAAGCAATGAGCCGAAGCGTGCCAAAGCAAATAGAGTACTGGGCTAAAATTGGCCGTATTGCTGAGGATAACCCTGAATTACCTTTTTCCTTCATCAACGAAATTCTGCTGGCGAAATCAGAAATCGACAATGGAAGAATGACAAAGTATGTGCGCAGAAGAGACCGGGAAAAATCTTGA
- a CDS encoding LysE family translocator — translation MNELIAVATITILAVISPGPDFAMVTRNSYAFGSRVGLFSAFGIACGIQVHVMYTVFGIAVLIVSSPLLFMAMKILGASYLIYIGYKSLTNTTKITLEEASGHAPSSLTAFRMGFLTNALNPKAMLFVVSTYTQVVQPGSPLSHNVGYGLFMSIAHWVWFSIVALFFATPVMRRRLLDRQRLVDKGIGIALITLGASLALTKIAL, via the coding sequence ATTAATGAGTTAATTGCCGTCGCGACGATCACCATTTTAGCGGTGATCAGCCCAGGACCTGATTTTGCCATGGTGACCCGCAATAGCTATGCTTTTGGTTCACGGGTTGGATTGTTCAGCGCATTCGGCATTGCCTGTGGTATTCAGGTTCATGTGATGTATACCGTTTTTGGCATCGCCGTATTGATTGTTAGCTCCCCGCTGCTATTCATGGCGATGAAAATTCTGGGGGCGTCATATCTGATTTATATCGGGTATAAATCCCTCACCAACACGACAAAAATAACATTGGAAGAAGCGTCCGGCCATGCGCCATCATCGCTTACCGCATTTCGCATGGGCTTTCTCACCAATGCGTTGAATCCAAAAGCGATGTTGTTTGTGGTCTCTACCTACACGCAAGTTGTACAACCCGGTAGCCCACTGAGCCATAATGTTGGCTATGGGTTATTTATGTCTATCGCTCACTGGGTCTGGTTCAGCATCGTTGCGCTGTTTTTTGCTACTCCAGTCATGCGCCGCCGCCTGCTCGACAGGCAACGTCTGGTTGACAAAGGGATTGGCATTGCGCTGATTACGTTAGGCGCTTCGCTGGCGTTGACCAAGATTGCCCTCTGA
- a CDS encoding type II toxin-antitoxin system RelE/ParE family toxin — translation MCAEETGKNLEVYQSRRFEKKFATLTEQEQKTVDEQIELIIDEPEMGERKKGDLNYLWVHKFYMSNQQYLLSYRWVDAKLEIYLLNLGSHENVYDDQKRHRKADLKLIK, via the coding sequence ATGTGCGCAGAAGAGACCGGGAAAAATCTTGAGGTATATCAGTCACGCCGTTTTGAGAAGAAATTTGCCACTCTGACAGAACAAGAACAGAAAACCGTCGATGAACAGATTGAACTTATCATTGACGAACCTGAGATGGGTGAGCGCAAAAAGGGTGATCTAAATTATCTTTGGGTACATAAATTTTATATGAGTAACCAGCAATATCTCCTGAGTTATCGCTGGGTTGACGCTAAACTCGAAATATATTTATTGAACCTCGGCTCACATGAAAATGTCTATGATGATCAAAAGCGTCACAGAAAAGCTGACCTGAAGCTAATTAAATAA
- a CDS encoding LysR substrate-binding domain-containing protein yields MKLPSLASFRFFEAAAQTGSFVKAAESLHVTHGAVSRQIRLLEEALGVELFERRNRAIFLNAAGRSLHTVTQSVFEQLEGAVYRLQQGAQDDVLTLSCEPTIAMKWLIPRLPAFNQANPDIKLHLVAAGGPIDFVRSGVDLALRRDDFHWDPQTHGVKVCDEWMGPVSRDKAERKSSLEGTRLLYTGTRPKAWVTWQRQTHVSIKGSIRADYEHFYLCIQAAVSGLGMAMASFLMVQDEIANGQLHAPYGFAQDGSAYYLLSPIPLEQNEKSLRFHTWLMQEVSACLSGVEDAC; encoded by the coding sequence ATGAAACTTCCCTCGCTAGCTTCTTTTCGCTTCTTTGAAGCGGCCGCACAAACCGGTAGCTTTGTTAAAGCCGCCGAGTCTCTGCACGTCACGCATGGCGCCGTCAGCAGGCAGATTAGATTGCTGGAAGAGGCGCTGGGGGTGGAGCTGTTTGAACGACGCAACCGGGCGATCTTTTTAAACGCCGCGGGCCGTTCTTTGCATACGGTCACACAGTCCGTTTTCGAGCAGCTCGAAGGGGCGGTCTATCGTCTACAGCAAGGTGCGCAGGATGACGTGCTGACGCTGTCATGCGAACCCACCATTGCGATGAAATGGCTGATTCCGAGGCTGCCGGCGTTTAATCAGGCAAATCCCGATATCAAACTCCATCTGGTCGCGGCAGGCGGGCCGATTGATTTTGTACGTAGCGGCGTTGACCTTGCGCTGCGGCGCGACGATTTTCACTGGGATCCGCAAACGCATGGAGTAAAGGTGTGCGACGAATGGATGGGGCCGGTAAGCCGCGACAAAGCCGAACGCAAAAGCAGTCTGGAAGGGACGCGCCTGCTCTATACCGGAACACGACCGAAAGCGTGGGTAACCTGGCAACGGCAGACGCACGTGTCCATCAAAGGCAGCATCAGAGCGGACTACGAGCACTTCTATCTGTGTATTCAGGCGGCAGTCTCGGGGTTGGGCATGGCAATGGCATCTTTCCTGATGGTGCAGGACGAGATTGCGAACGGACAACTGCATGCCCCCTACGGATTTGCGCAGGACGGTTCAGCGTATTATCTGCTCTCGCCCATCCCGCTTGAGCAAAATGAGAAGTCCCTACGATTTCATACCTGGCTAATGCAGGAAGTGTCCGCCTGCCTTTCCGGGGTTGAGGACGCGTGTTAA